A genomic segment from Sulfuritalea hydrogenivorans sk43H encodes:
- a CDS encoding DUF599 family protein encodes MRRVLERENRIADTVVLQTVMRSDNLFITTTLFIIAGLISSLGAVERVQAMVAVPPAPTFTIIDYAHSGH; translated from the coding sequence ATGCGGCGGGTGCTGGAGCGGGAAAACCGGATCGCCGACACGGTGGTGTTGCAGACGGTGATGCGCAGCGACAACCTGTTCATCACCACCACGCTGTTCATCATCGCCGGCCTGATCAGCAGCCTCGGCGCGGTGGAGCGGGTGCAGGCGATGGTCGCCGTCCCGCCAGCGCCGACTTTCACAATCATTGACTATGCCCATTCTGGGCATTAA
- a CDS encoding DNA cytosine methyltransferase — MQVNGTPSPTFIDLFSGCGGLSLGMALAGWQGVFAIEKADDAFKTFEANFLNGRTSIRFDWPKWLERRAHSIEDVLRNHEADIRRLRGSIDVVAGGPPCQGFSFAGRRNKNDPRNRLFEQYVQFVSDVQPKIVVLENVNGMQIAHGATKRGQGIRPGPKPKSYYQKLVEALDSIGYVAEGWIVNAADYSVPQQRSRLVVVGLQRTLANRLDGGVSSVIESIRACGLRQRDEFGFPEKLSAQDAISDLEIRGRPLLECADPCSRKGFSIPNYIGPTTRYQRWANQGVTKDAMDSLRLARHRDLVVEKFEAILRECRKGVSVSDADRERLGMLKHRTVPMSPSKPAPTITTLPDDVLHYSEPRILSVRESARLQSFPDWFRFHGKYTTGGERRKKDCPRYTQVGNAVPPLLARAVGQAILQTLAKVTTELDVRPNTLSNVRSKDRAKTTLPAFCA, encoded by the coding sequence GTGCAAGTAAATGGAACTCCCAGTCCGACGTTCATTGACCTGTTTTCTGGTTGTGGCGGACTCTCACTTGGAATGGCCTTGGCAGGATGGCAAGGCGTCTTTGCGATCGAAAAGGCTGACGATGCATTCAAGACTTTTGAAGCAAACTTCTTAAATGGCCGCACCTCAATTCGCTTTGATTGGCCAAAATGGTTGGAGAGGCGCGCCCATTCCATTGAAGATGTCCTAAGAAACCATGAGGCTGACATTAGACGGTTGCGGGGCTCCATCGACGTAGTAGCAGGAGGACCACCCTGCCAAGGTTTTTCGTTCGCTGGGCGGCGAAACAAGAATGACCCAAGGAATCGACTGTTTGAGCAGTATGTCCAGTTCGTGTCCGACGTACAGCCTAAGATAGTCGTCTTAGAAAACGTAAATGGCATGCAGATTGCACATGGTGCCACCAAGCGCGGACAGGGCATACGGCCCGGCCCAAAACCAAAATCGTACTACCAAAAGTTGGTCGAGGCCCTTGACAGCATTGGCTACGTCGCTGAGGGGTGGATCGTTAACGCGGCAGACTATAGCGTTCCACAACAGAGGTCGAGGCTGGTGGTAGTTGGATTGCAACGAACCCTAGCAAACAGGCTGGACGGAGGAGTTTCGAGCGTTATCGAATCCATCCGTGCTTGTGGCTTAAGGCAGAGGGATGAGTTCGGTTTCCCAGAAAAATTATCCGCACAAGATGCGATATCCGACCTAGAGATTCGCGGGAGGCCATTGCTCGAATGCGCGGATCCATGCTCTAGGAAAGGCTTTTCGATTCCGAACTATATTGGGCCGACTACCAGATACCAGCGTTGGGCAAACCAGGGAGTGACCAAGGATGCCATGGACAGCCTACGACTAGCTCGCCATCGGGATTTGGTCGTCGAAAAATTCGAGGCGATATTGCGCGAGTGTCGAAAGGGTGTATCTGTGAGTGATGCGGACCGAGAACGCCTAGGGATGCTAAAGCATCGCACCGTCCCAATGTCGCCAAGTAAACCAGCGCCAACCATTACGACCCTGCCAGATGACGTGTTGCACTACAGCGAGCCAAGGATCCTCAGCGTCCGCGAGTCTGCTCGGTTGCAATCATTCCCTGATTGGTTTCGCTTCCATGGCAAATACACAACCGGCGGGGAGCGGCGAAAGAAGGATTGCCCGCGCTATACACAGGTAGGAAATGCCGTACCTCCGCTCCTTGCCCGAGCTGTGGGGCAGGCCATACTGCAGACCCTTGCCAAGGTAACGACGGAACTGGATGTACGGCCCAACACCTTATCGAACGTTCGTTCAAAGGATAGGGCGAAGACCACTTTGCCTGCCTTTTGTGCCTGA
- a CDS encoding Fic family protein has translation MGVVLVPMIRSDAIQITPEILSLIAGIDEFKGAWRALGTLAPDRLSALLRVATIESIGSSTRIEGSRLSDREVERLLSKLQIKSFATRDEQEVAGYAEVMELIFSSWQDIALTENHIKQLHRDLLTWSEKDARHRGNYKTSTNSVVAFDENGKQLGVVFETATPFDTPRLMTELVAWFNGERAAARLHPLLLIGIWVVVFLEIHPFQDGNGRLSRVLTTLLLLQAGYAYVPYSSLESVIEQSKEAYYLALRQTQGTIRTESPDWQPWLVFFLRALAEQVRRLNRKVEREKIVLAALPELSLQIVEFAREHGRVTMGDAMRLTGGNRNTLKQHFRALVEQGHLSQHGAGRGAWYGLR, from the coding sequence ATGGGTGTAGTATTGGTGCCCATGATCCGCTCCGACGCCATCCAGATAACTCCCGAGATCCTGAGCCTCATCGCCGGCATCGATGAATTCAAGGGTGCTTGGCGCGCGCTCGGCACCCTCGCGCCGGACCGGCTTTCCGCATTGCTCCGCGTCGCCACCATCGAGAGCATCGGCTCGTCCACCCGCATCGAGGGCAGCCGGCTGTCGGACCGTGAAGTCGAGCGCTTGCTGTCCAAGCTGCAGATCAAGTCCTTCGCCACCCGCGACGAACAGGAAGTGGCGGGCTACGCCGAGGTCATGGAGCTGATCTTCTCGTCCTGGCAGGACATCGCGCTGACCGAGAACCACATCAAGCAACTGCACCGTGATCTGCTGACCTGGAGCGAGAAAGACGCCAGGCATCGAGGCAACTACAAGACCTCCACCAACAGCGTGGTCGCCTTCGACGAGAACGGCAAACAGTTGGGCGTGGTGTTCGAAACCGCCACGCCCTTCGACACGCCGCGCCTGATGACCGAGCTGGTCGCGTGGTTCAACGGCGAGCGCGCCGCCGCGCGGCTCCACCCGCTGCTGCTCATCGGCATCTGGGTCGTGGTGTTTCTGGAGATCCACCCCTTTCAGGACGGCAATGGCCGTCTGAGCCGGGTGCTGACCACGCTGCTGTTGCTGCAGGCCGGCTACGCCTATGTGCCCTACAGCTCGCTCGAAAGCGTGATCGAGCAGAGCAAGGAAGCCTACTACCTCGCGCTGCGGCAGACGCAAGGGACGATCCGGACCGAATCTCCGGACTGGCAGCCATGGCTGGTCTTTTTCCTGCGTGCGCTGGCCGAGCAAGTTCGACGCCTGAATCGCAAGGTGGAGCGCGAAAAGATCGTGCTGGCCGCATTGCCTGAACTCTCGCTGCAGATCGTCGAGTTCGCGAGGGAACATGGGCGCGTGACGATGGGGGATGCGATGCGGCTGACCGGCGGCAATCGCAACACGCTCAAGCAACACTTCCGGGCTTTGGTGGAGCAAGGCCACCTCAGCCAGCACGGCGCCGGTCGGGGCGCCTGGTACGGGTTGCGATAG
- a CDS encoding very short patch repair endonuclease: MSRIRSTETGIEVILRHALYATGLRYRKNYRHAAGRPDIAFVGIKVAVFCDSSFWHGRDMRSLEKRLRTNKAFWLNKINCNIARDRHVDQALKADGWKVLRFWDEDIEHRLDRCVKRIYNEVHKRKVLLHPQPR; this comes from the coding sequence ATGTCCCGGATTCGGTCGACGGAAACTGGCATCGAAGTGATCCTACGTCATGCACTGTATGCAACCGGGTTGAGGTACAGGAAAAATTATCGACATGCTGCTGGGAGACCAGATATCGCATTCGTGGGTATAAAGGTTGCCGTATTTTGTGACAGTTCTTTCTGGCATGGTCGAGATATGCGTAGCCTTGAAAAGCGCCTACGGACAAATAAGGCGTTCTGGCTAAATAAGATCAATTGCAACATTGCAAGGGACCGCCACGTTGATCAGGCCCTCAAGGCGGATGGTTGGAAGGTTTTGCGATTTTGGGACGAAGACATAGAACATCGACTGGATAGGTGCGTGAAACGAATTTACAACGAAGTGCATAAGCGGAAAGTGCTTCTGCATCCCCAGCCGAGATGA
- a CDS encoding DUF2786 domain-containing protein gives MDKEQAIRKAQKLMAVAMDGRGNDHEAERALAQAETLMRKFGIEQAEIASTKAATDFDWAEAFHAYGPPKNPAKSCPRWFQFISTGVANFTDTIVRLHYDPALGYGVGFYGDRADTLFAQWLVGYLKASVWEALNAAHRQHPEWNRSDMEDFRKAMAARISSRMRDLRQERDAEFAAAATSQGTGVALVLLTDKLAKRDAEFGSPKYKHSRITVRDQMAAHKGSLAGDQVGFAKPIESDLP, from the coding sequence ATGGATAAAGAGCAGGCGATACGCAAAGCGCAAAAGCTGATGGCCGTCGCCATGGACGGCCGCGGCAATGACCACGAAGCCGAGCGCGCCCTGGCCCAGGCCGAAACGCTGATGCGGAAATTCGGCATCGAGCAGGCCGAGATCGCCAGCACCAAGGCGGCGACCGATTTCGATTGGGCCGAGGCCTTTCACGCCTACGGCCCGCCGAAGAATCCCGCCAAGAGTTGCCCGCGGTGGTTTCAATTCATCAGTACCGGCGTCGCCAATTTCACCGACACCATCGTGCGCCTGCACTACGATCCGGCGCTCGGCTATGGCGTCGGCTTCTATGGCGACCGGGCCGACACCCTGTTTGCCCAGTGGCTGGTGGGATACCTCAAAGCCAGTGTCTGGGAGGCCCTGAATGCCGCGCACAGGCAGCATCCCGAATGGAACCGGAGTGACATGGAGGATTTCCGCAAGGCCATGGCCGCTCGCATTTCTTCCCGGATGCGCGACTTGCGCCAGGAGCGCGATGCCGAGTTCGCCGCCGCCGCCACCAGCCAGGGAACCGGCGTGGCGCTGGTGCTCCTCACCGACAAACTGGCAAAGCGCGATGCGGAATTCGGTTCCCCGAAATACAAGCACTCGCGCATTACCGTGCGCGACCAGATGGCGGCGCACAAGGGCAGCCTGGCGGGTGATCAGGTTGGGTTCGCGAAACCGATCGAAAGTGACCTGCCCTGA
- a CDS encoding transcriptional regulator, producing the protein MNNKAPSTQTSLADALFSGTQQRVLGLIFGQPERSFYATELIGLTGAGSGAVQRELARLAQSGLVTMHPLGNQKHYRANPDSPIYAELCGIAQKTVGLAEPLREALAPLAKKIAAAFVYGSVAKRQDTAASDIDLMLISDTLGYADVFAVLEDVGARLGRPVNPTLMTRKELAKRVAGDSAFVTRVLAQPKLWLIGGDDDLAI; encoded by the coding sequence ATGAACAACAAAGCGCCTTCCACACAGACCAGCCTCGCCGATGCCCTGTTTTCGGGCACGCAGCAGCGGGTGCTGGGCCTGATCTTCGGCCAGCCGGAGCGCAGTTTCTACGCCACGGAGCTGATCGGGCTCACCGGTGCCGGCTCGGGCGCGGTTCAGCGCGAGCTGGCGCGGCTGGCCCAGAGCGGGCTGGTGACGATGCATCCGCTGGGCAACCAGAAGCACTACCGGGCCAACCCGGATTCGCCGATCTATGCCGAACTGTGCGGCATTGCGCAGAAGACGGTTGGTCTGGCCGAGCCCCTGCGCGAGGCGCTGGCGCCGCTGGCGAAGAAGATCGCTGCGGCCTTCGTCTATGGATCGGTGGCGAAGCGACAGGACACGGCGGCAAGCGACATCGACCTGATGCTGATCAGCGACACGCTGGGCTACGCCGATGTCTTCGCGGTGCTGGAGGATGTCGGCGCCCGGCTCGGCCGCCCGGTGAATCCGACCCTGATGACCCGCAAGGAACTGGCTAAGCGCGTGGCCGGCGACAGCGCTTTCGTCACACGGGTGCTGGCGCAACCCAAGCTCTGGCTGATCGGCGGCGACGATGACCTCGCCATTTGA
- a CDS encoding ATP-binding protein: MADLQGATAEFRTVFHGPPHDLMLEVLQLLADEGGIEVALPNGQLMLLPVLLQLDQLPPGQHNPAVGASGQCEPSHLLSVRNSQSPSFVALLAPGGRQVSLSLSSASDEFGLAAASNSATATISDWLNDQFIQKLIDDALDRHPWTSAEQRHDAHRLVEESAKGADEAHRHSVDRRGAWAVLSRIWSISDPSVPFGTSLSLACGFPPMDDGFVDAGEQIGVLGDLAGDMEDAGFTGGFERICANAEPDDLPPLNVVRDHLVQKCDRPTAFPRAPQYFYAPFQGDEIGEPPHWWSYLTVEKWKRLLEDTSDRPRGAIKIECVNSIIPVARGINAVVLSDVELEVSLPEAREAPVDVSVVREGAVANKRDWRLAVSGASRLVDDVLPVHGSQLRYSAEAVGFKKGSVRVISLSTWKPGFIVYSRTASKIAAPKASRDKKTKVTYETSLTLNGQGRHYLDVYVGLGVSVGDTASGSDESGGVAEERTSPIAKASETTYGFEVDATADCFYDIVIQRDGEPEATVRIYLTCEDSTPDHCGSEFERLIRMNRHRRATTDVHVNRHLRCTDLEGWMLDQDQIAHSFYPLALAADYASDWRARDWGSQQDTILSKGAFLHDPRPEPSAFQPPAQFLECRQDLAARVRGKDGNGLVEAAKLGEWLANDAGFAETVEGYVRSYLEWLEAEPSVAAWIDLSILTEFESDGATLVPEPYAILVSPLHPIRLAWHCLAQRTLFQAARKLPCPAASILDPDAVPDSIVLPLITASGDIKGRPFLSVECSSDYWSVLWNSERLDRLPRLAGRAPFDRELGILVGGVASGFSVSQVHRALGDVSAMLVAKPVLNVLVTSAAGQNSACNEGLVSWCRKAFGASDEPAMQLRSLGPRHIQILDGRDDSARPDDAEISNLAEDTGNSVRWYGTGDSGIRPDLGIIAQLETSSEGCDSTKVGSPIGFGGLIRYRVRQQLKAGSGAFLSESRTGYATPPSGDGLADKTMAAIVRLENVGPSKIGYTFAPSVNAIKKVLTEANADYAAVSSSAIDPACFLGGWLEGTYLWDYDLPSYSSRAGDSNGYYLLSGIKDLDRETLRLVLCRLPGCEEISDSRLDEAILEVARRGIPTVRGLSSGHSGASGDLGLFVASRVLQDEFRINQMAGQGLLPTLVESDLETQLLLVIPIDPFKGYLDDLTHAVGKESNQRPDLIVVGIRLSESRVSMKLTAVEVKYRSANGPMPVAACQDALGQSKSLSDLFGELRKRALDPDLSMWKLAFQHLLTSMIGFGFRVYSQQSHVAKQGSKWSGYHARVVEAILSDETALEIDKHGRLIVIDGSTSSGPRDTDGDGFKETIVLGHSDAASVVKDDTPSIYAAIGAGLGDWGMFPAALKAAGAAEIPPPKSAPTPDNVDAASKQESPSATDSGEELPEPDGVSEPTEPEGTPSTTTPPQATGPESPEGVSHPGKASSGIEVLIGETVDGFRPETRRVNLSDTRLNQLNVGVVGDLGTGKTQLLKSLVYQIAKSGKDNQGVTPRVLIFDYKKDYSSEDFVKAVGAKVVKPHHLPLNLFDVAGAGESMTPWLDRFKFFSDVLDKIYTGIGPVQRQQLKRAVREAYENCKLLGRQPTIYDVHSNYQVLLGNKSDAPLSIIDDLVDMEIFSREPIAGDGFDKFLDGIVIISLDALGQDDKSKNMLVAIMLNMFYEHMLRIPKRPYIGASPQLRVIDSFLLVDEADNIMRYEFDVLRKVLLQGREFGVGVILASQYLKHFKAGATDYREPLLTWFIHKVPNVTPQELGALGLSGETSPLAERVKSLAVHECLFKTFDVLGEVLKGTPFYSLLHRDS; this comes from the coding sequence GTGGCGGACCTGCAAGGAGCGACAGCCGAGTTCCGCACCGTTTTCCATGGCCCGCCACATGACCTGATGCTTGAGGTATTGCAGCTTCTGGCGGACGAGGGCGGAATTGAAGTTGCCCTACCAAATGGGCAGCTGATGCTCCTGCCCGTGTTGCTTCAACTCGATCAGTTGCCGCCAGGCCAGCACAACCCGGCTGTTGGCGCGTCTGGCCAATGTGAGCCGAGCCACTTGCTATCCGTACGGAATTCCCAGAGCCCAAGCTTTGTTGCGTTGCTTGCCCCAGGGGGACGGCAGGTTAGCTTGTCCTTGTCGTCGGCGAGCGATGAGTTTGGGCTTGCGGCGGCAAGCAATTCCGCAACGGCAACGATCTCGGATTGGCTAAACGACCAGTTCATCCAGAAACTGATCGACGACGCACTTGATCGACATCCGTGGACTTCAGCGGAGCAGAGGCATGATGCCCATCGCCTCGTTGAGGAGTCTGCCAAGGGTGCGGACGAGGCCCACCGCCACAGCGTCGACCGGCGAGGCGCGTGGGCCGTCTTGTCCCGGATATGGTCCATATCGGACCCTAGCGTCCCATTTGGGACGTCACTGAGCTTGGCTTGTGGATTCCCCCCCATGGACGATGGCTTTGTCGATGCGGGTGAACAAATTGGGGTCCTCGGCGACCTCGCTGGTGACATGGAGGACGCAGGTTTCACGGGCGGCTTTGAGCGCATTTGCGCAAATGCAGAGCCCGATGACCTGCCACCGCTTAATGTGGTCCGCGACCACCTTGTCCAAAAGTGTGATCGCCCAACTGCCTTTCCCCGCGCCCCCCAATATTTCTATGCTCCGTTCCAGGGTGACGAAATTGGGGAGCCCCCACATTGGTGGTCCTACCTAACCGTCGAAAAGTGGAAACGGTTACTCGAAGACACGTCTGATCGACCTCGGGGAGCAATCAAGATCGAGTGTGTGAATTCGATCATTCCAGTTGCGCGGGGAATTAACGCCGTAGTTCTCTCGGACGTGGAGCTTGAAGTTTCCCTTCCAGAAGCACGCGAGGCGCCGGTAGACGTTAGCGTAGTTCGGGAAGGAGCAGTTGCCAACAAGCGGGATTGGCGATTGGCAGTTTCTGGCGCCAGTAGACTTGTCGACGACGTGCTACCCGTGCATGGCAGCCAGCTTCGATATTCTGCCGAAGCGGTGGGGTTCAAGAAAGGTAGCGTCCGGGTTATTTCGCTAAGCACCTGGAAGCCAGGGTTCATCGTTTATTCGAGGACGGCATCAAAGATTGCTGCCCCCAAGGCTTCCCGCGACAAGAAGACCAAGGTCACGTATGAGACCTCACTGACATTAAATGGCCAAGGCCGCCACTACCTTGACGTATATGTGGGGTTGGGCGTCTCGGTTGGCGACACCGCCAGTGGTAGTGATGAGAGTGGCGGGGTTGCCGAGGAAAGGACGTCTCCAATAGCGAAGGCCTCGGAGACAACGTACGGTTTTGAAGTTGATGCGACTGCTGATTGCTTTTACGACATAGTAATACAGCGTGATGGCGAGCCGGAGGCCACGGTCCGCATTTACCTTACCTGTGAGGATTCCACCCCTGACCATTGCGGAAGTGAGTTTGAGCGCCTCATACGTATGAACCGGCATCGGAGGGCGACAACGGACGTGCATGTCAATCGGCACCTACGTTGCACGGATCTTGAGGGCTGGATGCTTGACCAAGACCAGATTGCCCATTCGTTCTATCCGTTGGCATTGGCGGCGGATTACGCAAGTGATTGGAGGGCCCGTGACTGGGGTTCACAACAGGACACAATCCTTTCCAAGGGGGCGTTCCTACATGACCCGAGGCCAGAGCCCAGCGCCTTCCAGCCGCCCGCACAGTTCCTTGAGTGTCGGCAAGACTTGGCGGCGCGAGTTCGAGGGAAGGACGGCAACGGACTGGTTGAGGCCGCAAAGCTTGGGGAATGGCTTGCAAACGATGCCGGGTTCGCCGAAACGGTTGAGGGTTACGTTCGTTCGTACCTCGAATGGCTGGAGGCGGAACCAAGCGTTGCAGCTTGGATTGACCTATCGATCTTGACCGAGTTCGAGTCGGATGGCGCGACCTTGGTACCTGAGCCCTATGCGATCTTGGTTTCGCCACTACACCCAATCAGGCTCGCATGGCATTGCTTGGCCCAGCGTACCTTGTTCCAAGCTGCCAGGAAGCTTCCTTGCCCGGCCGCAAGCATTTTGGATCCTGATGCAGTCCCCGATTCGATAGTCCTTCCCCTCATCACCGCGTCGGGTGACATCAAGGGACGACCGTTCCTTTCGGTGGAATGTAGTTCCGACTACTGGTCCGTATTGTGGAACTCAGAGCGCCTTGACCGGTTGCCCAGGCTTGCGGGCAGGGCGCCGTTTGATCGCGAACTAGGGATCCTCGTTGGGGGCGTTGCAAGTGGTTTTAGCGTGTCTCAAGTCCACCGTGCCCTAGGTGACGTATCAGCCATGCTTGTAGCAAAACCGGTACTGAATGTCCTTGTGACTAGCGCGGCGGGGCAGAATAGCGCTTGCAACGAGGGCTTGGTTTCATGGTGTCGCAAGGCATTTGGTGCTTCCGATGAGCCAGCGATGCAGCTAAGGTCGCTTGGCCCAAGGCACATCCAAATCCTGGACGGACGGGACGATTCGGCACGGCCAGATGACGCCGAAATCTCCAACCTTGCTGAGGACACCGGTAATTCCGTGAGGTGGTATGGGACTGGAGACTCGGGAATTCGCCCAGACCTAGGGATAATTGCCCAGCTTGAGACATCCAGTGAGGGATGCGATAGCACCAAGGTTGGCTCACCAATTGGGTTTGGTGGCCTGATCCGATATCGCGTTCGCCAACAACTCAAGGCCGGCTCTGGCGCCTTCCTCAGTGAATCGCGCACTGGATACGCCACGCCGCCAAGCGGGGATGGGCTAGCGGACAAGACGATGGCTGCCATCGTTAGGCTAGAGAACGTTGGACCCTCGAAGATCGGTTATACGTTCGCCCCAAGCGTCAATGCGATCAAAAAAGTATTGACGGAAGCCAACGCTGACTACGCTGCAGTTTCCTCGTCAGCGATTGATCCTGCCTGCTTCCTTGGCGGATGGCTGGAGGGTACATACCTGTGGGACTATGACCTACCTTCCTATTCCAGTCGTGCCGGTGATAGCAACGGCTATTACCTGCTGTCTGGGATCAAGGACCTGGATCGCGAAACCCTTAGGTTAGTGCTATGCCGCCTCCCAGGCTGCGAGGAGATCAGTGACTCGAGGTTGGACGAGGCGATCCTTGAAGTCGCACGCCGGGGCATTCCGACGGTGCGGGGCCTTTCCAGTGGGCATTCTGGGGCGAGCGGAGACTTGGGCTTGTTCGTGGCTTCGCGCGTCTTGCAGGACGAGTTTCGGATAAACCAGATGGCGGGCCAGGGTTTGCTGCCGACCTTGGTTGAGTCGGATTTGGAGACGCAGCTCCTCCTTGTCATTCCGATTGACCCATTCAAGGGATATTTGGACGACTTGACCCATGCCGTTGGGAAGGAATCAAACCAGCGGCCAGACCTTATCGTCGTTGGCATACGTTTGTCTGAATCCCGAGTTTCCATGAAGTTGACTGCGGTTGAGGTCAAGTATCGCAGCGCGAACGGGCCAATGCCGGTCGCGGCGTGCCAAGACGCACTAGGCCAGTCAAAGTCACTGTCTGACCTATTTGGGGAGCTTAGGAAGCGGGCACTGGATCCGGACCTATCGATGTGGAAGCTAGCCTTCCAACACCTGCTCACATCCATGATCGGTTTTGGCTTTAGGGTCTACAGCCAACAGTCGCACGTTGCAAAACAGGGGTCCAAATGGTCTGGCTACCATGCCCGCGTAGTGGAGGCGATCCTTTCGGATGAAACGGCCCTGGAAATTGACAAGCATGGTCGACTAATCGTCATCGACGGATCAACTTCGAGTGGCCCCCGTGATACGGATGGCGACGGATTCAAGGAGACCATCGTCCTTGGCCATAGTGACGCGGCGTCGGTGGTCAAGGACGACACTCCGTCCATCTATGCGGCGATAGGGGCAGGACTGGGTGATTGGGGAATGTTCCCGGCCGCCCTGAAGGCTGCTGGCGCAGCCGAAATTCCCCCGCCAAAGTCGGCGCCCACGCCTGATAACGTGGACGCTGCGAGCAAGCAGGAAAGTCCGTCGGCCACAGACAGCGGCGAAGAACTTCCGGAGCCTGATGGGGTTTCCGAACCAACAGAACCCGAGGGCACTCCATCAACAACGACACCGCCACAGGCTACAGGCCCAGAAAGCCCAGAGGGTGTTAGCCACCCAGGCAAGGCGAGCTCCGGTATTGAGGTGTTGATAGGTGAAACAGTGGATGGCTTCCGTCCCGAAACTCGACGCGTCAACCTCAGTGATACGAGGCTGAACCAATTGAACGTCGGCGTAGTTGGGGATCTGGGGACAGGCAAGACCCAATTGCTGAAGTCGTTGGTCTACCAGATCGCAAAGAGTGGAAAAGACAACCAAGGCGTGACGCCAAGGGTATTGATCTTTGACTACAAGAAGGACTATAGCTCCGAGGATTTCGTAAAAGCGGTTGGGGCGAAGGTGGTGAAACCGCATCACCTGCCATTGAACCTATTTGATGTGGCAGGGGCGGGCGAGTCCATGACGCCATGGCTGGACAGGTTCAAGTTCTTTTCGGACGTATTGGACAAGATCTACACAGGAATTGGCCCAGTGCAGCGGCAACAGCTCAAGCGAGCCGTACGCGAAGCATATGAGAACTGCAAGTTACTTGGTCGGCAGCCGACAATTTATGACGTTCACTCGAATTACCAAGTCCTATTAGGCAACAAGTCGGATGCGCCGCTTTCAATCATCGACGACTTGGTCGACATGGAAATATTTTCACGTGAACCCATTGCCGGGGATGGCTTTGACAAATTCTTGGATGGCATAGTAATCATCTCGCTGGATGCCCTAGGGCAGGATGACAAGTCCAAAAACATGCTAGTGGCCATCATGTTGAACATGTTCTATGAACACATGTTGCGCATACCAAAGCGGCCTTATATCGGGGCCAGTCCACAATTGAGGGTCATCGATTCCTTCTTGCTGGTCGACGAAGCAGACAACATCATGCGATACGAATTCGACGTATTGCGCAAGGTCTTGCTACAAGGACGGGAGTTCGGCGTGGGCGTGATATTAGCATCACAGTACCTGAAGCACTTCAAGGCTGGTGCCACGGACTACAGGGAGCCGCTATTGACCTGGTTCATCCACAAAGTGCCGAACGTTACGCCGCAAGAACTTGGAGCTCTGGGGCTAAGCGGTGAAACGAGTCCATTGGCGGAACGCGTAAAGTCGCTCGCGGTACACGAGTGCTTATTCAAGACGTTTGATGTCTTGGGGGAGGTTCTTAAGGGCACACCTTTTTATAGTCTGCTGCACAGAGACTCTTGA
- a CDS encoding type II toxin-antitoxin system RelE/ParE family toxin, which translates to MKIKLEEYIREDGASPYKAWFDGLDAQAAAKVTVAKTRLELGNTSNVNWFRGIGEYKIDWGSGYRIYLAKDGEALIILFGGSTKKAQQKAIDQAVALHDEYKARKKILAIARKGKKS; encoded by the coding sequence GTGAAGATCAAGCTCGAAGAATACATCCGGGAAGACGGCGCCAGTCCGTACAAGGCATGGTTTGACGGACTGGATGCACAGGCTGCTGCCAAGGTAACCGTGGCCAAGACGCGGCTCGAGCTTGGTAATACATCGAACGTGAATTGGTTCCGGGGAATCGGTGAGTACAAAATCGATTGGGGATCTGGCTATCGCATCTACCTCGCCAAAGACGGGGAGGCGCTGATTATCCTGTTCGGCGGCAGCACCAAGAAAGCGCAGCAAAAAGCCATCGATCAGGCCGTGGCACTGCACGATGAATACAAGGCGAGGAAGAAAATTCTCGCCATCGCCAGGAAAGGAAAGAAGTCATGA
- a CDS encoding helix-turn-helix domain-containing transcriptional regulator produces MTLTRDFKQTVVERVERDPDFAKALLDEAATLFLSGEPDAARLILRDLVNATVGFENLAELTHKPSKSLHRMLSRKGNPSMDNLAAIFGAVRNWLNVTFDVRVVETAS; encoded by the coding sequence ATGACGCTGACCCGCGATTTCAAACAGACTGTCGTTGAGCGCGTTGAGCGCGATCCGGACTTCGCCAAGGCGCTTCTCGATGAAGCTGCCACGCTTTTTCTGAGTGGCGAACCTGATGCCGCTCGCCTCATTCTCCGCGACCTCGTGAATGCGACGGTTGGATTCGAAAATCTTGCCGAACTGACGCACAAACCCAGCAAGAGCCTGCATCGCATGCTGTCGCGAAAGGGCAACCCGAGCATGGACAACCTGGCCGCTATCTTTGGCGCAGTCCGGAACTGGCTCAATGTGACGTTCGATGTGCGAGTTGTCGAAACGGCCTCTTGA